In Glycine max cultivar Williams 82 chromosome 7, Glycine_max_v4.0, whole genome shotgun sequence, a single window of DNA contains:
- the LOC102667616 gene encoding uncharacterized protein, which produces MRCKKHLPDLTSTIGVCASCLRERLQPLLAAQAQSERSTNSDVDNNNHRRRKPKLKPEENPLPLNFPRSVSPYVTHRKSDCERRRERLFYGTPQMNAAACDGGAASENRRHGGRFWILSNLFRARSNKTESSPSHPPPSWFSTILHARRHNKCRHADRGLSPLTEVENFTEFSADTAQDRSDSGISSEDSPAKQNPTPETAHRRSRMGPAGKGLASMAFCLSPLVRAGPNRHWSYHNKGLAPELGVSGAHHISNAASFCANRSRKLADFGRGTHNR; this is translated from the coding sequence ATGAGGTGTAAGAAACACTTACCGGACCTCACAAGCACCATCGGCGTGTGCGCTTCATGCCTCCGCGAACGCCTCCAGCCTCTCCTTGCAGCCCAGGCCCAATCAGAACGTTCCACCAATTCCGACGTGGATAATAATAATCATCGTCGAAGAAAGCCCAAGCTCAAGCCCGAAGAAAACCCTCTGCCGCTCAATTTCCCGCGCTCCGTGTCTCCCTACGTGACTCACCGGAAATCCGACTGCGAACGCCGCCGGGAAAGGCTATTCTACGGCACGCCGCAGATGAACGCTGCCGCGTGCGACGGCGGAGCAGCGTCGGAGAACCGGAGACACGGTGGAAGGTTCTGGATCCTCTCGAATTTATTCCGAGCCAGATCGAACAAGACCGAATCCTCGCCCTCTCATCCTCCGCCGTCATGGTTCTCGACAATCCTTCACGCGCGCCGGCACAATAAGTGTCGGCACGCGGATCGAGGATTGTCGCCGTTGACAGAGGTGGAGAATTTCACCGAATTCTCTGCTGACACAGCGCAAGACCGATCGGACTCGGGAATTTCGTCGGAGGATTCGCCGGCGAAGCAGAATCCGACGCCGGAGACGGCACACCGGCGATCGCGGATGGGACCCGCCGGAAAAGGACTCGCGAGTATGGCGTTTTGTCTGAGTCCTTTGGTTCGGGCAGGTCCGAACCGGCATTGGAGCTATCATAATAAAGGGTTGGCGCCGGAACTGGGCGTGAGTGGGGCCCACCACATATCCAATGCGGCGTCGTTTTGCGCGAATCGGTCGCGGAAGCTTGCGGATTTCGGGAGGGGCACGCACAACCGTTGA